The following proteins are encoded in a genomic region of Sebastes fasciatus isolate fSebFas1 chromosome 12, fSebFas1.pri, whole genome shotgun sequence:
- the selenbp1 gene encoding methanethiol oxidase isoform X2: protein MNIEVTEHECRWRHGADRASCSGCGPGYRSPLDAMKGRREEIVYLPCIYRNTEILKPDYLATVDVDPKSSTYCQVIHRLPMPNLRDELHHSGWNACSSCFGDTTKKRNRLILPSLISSRVYVVDVGTDPRAPQMHKIVEPVDLYWKCGLANPHTTHCLGNGQIMISCIGDPSGNGKGGFVLLDGETFEVVGNWENPGDAVPFGYDFWYQPRHNVMISTEWGAPKALADGFNPAHVKDGLYGSSIHVWDWTTHKKLQTLDLGEEGAIPLEVRFLHDPDATEGYVGCALQSIVFRFYKTPKGDWAAEKVISVPSKKVEGWALPEMPGLITDILISLDDRYLYFSNWLHGDIRQYDITDRKNPRLVGQVFLGGSIVSDGPVRVLEDPENKPQPPPRIIQGRRVHGAPQMLQLSLDGQRLYVTTSLYSGWDKQFYPNMNKEGSVMMQVDVDSVRGGLSLNENFLVDFGKEPDGPALAHELRYPGGDCTSDIWL from the exons atgaatattGAAGTCACTGAGCATGAGTGTAGATGGAGACATGGAGCAGACAGAG CCAGCTGTTCAGGATGTGGACCAGGATACCGCAGCCCACTGGACGCCATGAAAG GTCGTCGGGAGGAGATCGTCTACCTGCCCTGTATTTACCGCAACACTGAAATCCTAAAACCCGACTACCTCGCCACCGTCGACGTCGACCCGAAGTCCTCCACCTACTGTCAG GTCATCCACCGGCTGCCGATGCCGAACCTTCGTGACGAGCTGCATCACTCCGGCTGGAATGCCTGCAGCAGCTGCTTCGGCGACACCACCAAGAAAAGAAACCGTCTGATTCTTCCGTCGCTCATCTCCTCCAGAGTCTACGTGGTCGATGTCGGGACCGATCCCAGAGCGCCACAGATGCACAAG ATAGTGGAACCTGTCGATCTGTACTGGAAGTGCGGCCTGGCGAACCCTCACACCACCCACTGTCTGGGCAACGGTCAGATCATGATCAGCTGTATCGGAGACCCGTCCGGCAACGGCAAAG GTGGTTTTGTCCTGCTGGACGGTGAGACATTCGAGGTGGTCGGTAACTGGGAGAACCCGGGTGATGCAGTGCCCTTTGGATACGACTTCTGGTACCAACCTCGACACAACGTGATGATCAGCACTGAATGGGGCGCACCCAAAGCTCTGGCTGACGGTTTTAATCCCGCCCACGTCAAAGATG GACTCTACGGTAGCTCCATCCACGTTTGGGACTGGACCACCCACAAGAAACTGCAGACACTCGATCTGGGTGAGGAGGGTGCTATTCCCCTCGAGGTCCGGTTCCTCCATGACCCCGATGCCACCGAGGGCTACGTGGGATGTGCTCTGCAGTCTATAGTCTTCAGATTCTACAAAACACCA AAGGGAGACTGGGCTGCAGAGAAGGTGATCAGTGTTCCCAGTAAGAAGGTAGAGGGATGGGCGCTACCCGAGATGCCTG GTCTGATCACAGACATCCTGATCTCGTTGGATGACCGTTATCTCTACTTCAGTAATTGGCTCCACGGTGACATCAGACAGTATGACATCACAGACAGGAAGAACCCACGATTGGTCGGCCAG GTGTTTCTGGGAGGAAGTATCGTTAGTGACGGTCCAGTCAGAGTCCTAGAAGACCCGGAGAACAAGCCACAGCCCCCCCCACGCATCATCCAG gggAGGCGTGTCCATGGAGCTCCTCAGATGTTACAGTTGAGTTTAGACGGTCAGAGACTTTATGTGACGACGTCTCTGTACAGCGGCTGGGACAAACAGTTCTACCCCAACATGAACAA agAGGGGTCCGTGATGATGCAGGTTGATGTGGACTCTGTTCGTGGAGGTCTCTCCCTGAATGAAAACTTCCTGGTGGATTTCGGTAAAGAACCCGACGGTCCGGCTCTCGCTCACGAGCTCCGATATCCTGGAGGCGACTGTACGTCTGACATCTGGCTCTAG
- the selenbp1 gene encoding methanethiol oxidase isoform X3, with protein sequence MASCSGCGPGYRSPLDAMKGRREEIVYLPCIYRNTEILKPDYLATVDVDPKSSTYCQVIHRLPMPNLRDELHHSGWNACSSCFGDTTKKRNRLILPSLISSRVYVVDVGTDPRAPQMHKIVEPVDLYWKCGLANPHTTHCLGNGQIMISCIGDPSGNGKGGFVLLDGETFEVVGNWENPGDAVPFGYDFWYQPRHNVMISTEWGAPKALADGFNPAHVKDGLYGSSIHVWDWTTHKKLQTLDLGEEGAIPLEVRFLHDPDATEGYVGCALQSIVFRFYKTPKGDWAAEKVISVPSKKVEGWALPEMPGLITDILISLDDRYLYFSNWLHGDIRQYDITDRKNPRLVGQVFLGGSIVSDGPVRVLEDPENKPQPPPRIIQGRRVHGAPQMLQLSLDGQRLYVTTSLYSGWDKQFYPNMNKEGSVMMQVDVDSVRGGLSLNENFLVDFGKEPDGPALAHELRYPGGDCTSDIWL encoded by the exons CCAGCTGTTCAGGATGTGGACCAGGATACCGCAGCCCACTGGACGCCATGAAAG GTCGTCGGGAGGAGATCGTCTACCTGCCCTGTATTTACCGCAACACTGAAATCCTAAAACCCGACTACCTCGCCACCGTCGACGTCGACCCGAAGTCCTCCACCTACTGTCAG GTCATCCACCGGCTGCCGATGCCGAACCTTCGTGACGAGCTGCATCACTCCGGCTGGAATGCCTGCAGCAGCTGCTTCGGCGACACCACCAAGAAAAGAAACCGTCTGATTCTTCCGTCGCTCATCTCCTCCAGAGTCTACGTGGTCGATGTCGGGACCGATCCCAGAGCGCCACAGATGCACAAG ATAGTGGAACCTGTCGATCTGTACTGGAAGTGCGGCCTGGCGAACCCTCACACCACCCACTGTCTGGGCAACGGTCAGATCATGATCAGCTGTATCGGAGACCCGTCCGGCAACGGCAAAG GTGGTTTTGTCCTGCTGGACGGTGAGACATTCGAGGTGGTCGGTAACTGGGAGAACCCGGGTGATGCAGTGCCCTTTGGATACGACTTCTGGTACCAACCTCGACACAACGTGATGATCAGCACTGAATGGGGCGCACCCAAAGCTCTGGCTGACGGTTTTAATCCCGCCCACGTCAAAGATG GACTCTACGGTAGCTCCATCCACGTTTGGGACTGGACCACCCACAAGAAACTGCAGACACTCGATCTGGGTGAGGAGGGTGCTATTCCCCTCGAGGTCCGGTTCCTCCATGACCCCGATGCCACCGAGGGCTACGTGGGATGTGCTCTGCAGTCTATAGTCTTCAGATTCTACAAAACACCA AAGGGAGACTGGGCTGCAGAGAAGGTGATCAGTGTTCCCAGTAAGAAGGTAGAGGGATGGGCGCTACCCGAGATGCCTG GTCTGATCACAGACATCCTGATCTCGTTGGATGACCGTTATCTCTACTTCAGTAATTGGCTCCACGGTGACATCAGACAGTATGACATCACAGACAGGAAGAACCCACGATTGGTCGGCCAG GTGTTTCTGGGAGGAAGTATCGTTAGTGACGGTCCAGTCAGAGTCCTAGAAGACCCGGAGAACAAGCCACAGCCCCCCCCACGCATCATCCAG gggAGGCGTGTCCATGGAGCTCCTCAGATGTTACAGTTGAGTTTAGACGGTCAGAGACTTTATGTGACGACGTCTCTGTACAGCGGCTGGGACAAACAGTTCTACCCCAACATGAACAA agAGGGGTCCGTGATGATGCAGGTTGATGTGGACTCTGTTCGTGGAGGTCTCTCCCTGAATGAAAACTTCCTGGTGGATTTCGGTAAAGAACCCGACGGTCCGGCTCTCGCTCACGAGCTCCGATATCCTGGAGGCGACTGTACGTCTGACATCTGGCTCTAG
- the selenbp1 gene encoding methanethiol oxidase isoform X1: protein MNIEVTEHECRWRHGADRGCRLGNHRPLDTMKASCSGCGPGYRSPLDAMKGRREEIVYLPCIYRNTEILKPDYLATVDVDPKSSTYCQVIHRLPMPNLRDELHHSGWNACSSCFGDTTKKRNRLILPSLISSRVYVVDVGTDPRAPQMHKIVEPVDLYWKCGLANPHTTHCLGNGQIMISCIGDPSGNGKGGFVLLDGETFEVVGNWENPGDAVPFGYDFWYQPRHNVMISTEWGAPKALADGFNPAHVKDGLYGSSIHVWDWTTHKKLQTLDLGEEGAIPLEVRFLHDPDATEGYVGCALQSIVFRFYKTPKGDWAAEKVISVPSKKVEGWALPEMPGLITDILISLDDRYLYFSNWLHGDIRQYDITDRKNPRLVGQVFLGGSIVSDGPVRVLEDPENKPQPPPRIIQGRRVHGAPQMLQLSLDGQRLYVTTSLYSGWDKQFYPNMNKEGSVMMQVDVDSVRGGLSLNENFLVDFGKEPDGPALAHELRYPGGDCTSDIWL, encoded by the exons atgaatattGAAGTCACTGAGCATGAGTGTAGATGGAGACATGGAGCAGACAGAG gaTGTCGACTGGGAAACCACAGACCACTGGACACCATGAAGG CCAGCTGTTCAGGATGTGGACCAGGATACCGCAGCCCACTGGACGCCATGAAAG GTCGTCGGGAGGAGATCGTCTACCTGCCCTGTATTTACCGCAACACTGAAATCCTAAAACCCGACTACCTCGCCACCGTCGACGTCGACCCGAAGTCCTCCACCTACTGTCAG GTCATCCACCGGCTGCCGATGCCGAACCTTCGTGACGAGCTGCATCACTCCGGCTGGAATGCCTGCAGCAGCTGCTTCGGCGACACCACCAAGAAAAGAAACCGTCTGATTCTTCCGTCGCTCATCTCCTCCAGAGTCTACGTGGTCGATGTCGGGACCGATCCCAGAGCGCCACAGATGCACAAG ATAGTGGAACCTGTCGATCTGTACTGGAAGTGCGGCCTGGCGAACCCTCACACCACCCACTGTCTGGGCAACGGTCAGATCATGATCAGCTGTATCGGAGACCCGTCCGGCAACGGCAAAG GTGGTTTTGTCCTGCTGGACGGTGAGACATTCGAGGTGGTCGGTAACTGGGAGAACCCGGGTGATGCAGTGCCCTTTGGATACGACTTCTGGTACCAACCTCGACACAACGTGATGATCAGCACTGAATGGGGCGCACCCAAAGCTCTGGCTGACGGTTTTAATCCCGCCCACGTCAAAGATG GACTCTACGGTAGCTCCATCCACGTTTGGGACTGGACCACCCACAAGAAACTGCAGACACTCGATCTGGGTGAGGAGGGTGCTATTCCCCTCGAGGTCCGGTTCCTCCATGACCCCGATGCCACCGAGGGCTACGTGGGATGTGCTCTGCAGTCTATAGTCTTCAGATTCTACAAAACACCA AAGGGAGACTGGGCTGCAGAGAAGGTGATCAGTGTTCCCAGTAAGAAGGTAGAGGGATGGGCGCTACCCGAGATGCCTG GTCTGATCACAGACATCCTGATCTCGTTGGATGACCGTTATCTCTACTTCAGTAATTGGCTCCACGGTGACATCAGACAGTATGACATCACAGACAGGAAGAACCCACGATTGGTCGGCCAG GTGTTTCTGGGAGGAAGTATCGTTAGTGACGGTCCAGTCAGAGTCCTAGAAGACCCGGAGAACAAGCCACAGCCCCCCCCACGCATCATCCAG gggAGGCGTGTCCATGGAGCTCCTCAGATGTTACAGTTGAGTTTAGACGGTCAGAGACTTTATGTGACGACGTCTCTGTACAGCGGCTGGGACAAACAGTTCTACCCCAACATGAACAA agAGGGGTCCGTGATGATGCAGGTTGATGTGGACTCTGTTCGTGGAGGTCTCTCCCTGAATGAAAACTTCCTGGTGGATTTCGGTAAAGAACCCGACGGTCCGGCTCTCGCTCACGAGCTCCGATATCCTGGAGGCGACTGTACGTCTGACATCTGGCTCTAG